The following coding sequences lie in one Allochromatium vinosum DSM 180 genomic window:
- a CDS encoding inositol monophosphatase family protein, translating to MTAEPTHLARLLRDTAATAILPNWHGIAASHKADGSFVTESDLAAQRYLSEALARDFPGIPLLGEEMTSAEQERMLQNADSALWVVDPLDGTSNYAAGFPAFSISLALIESGRPVLGAILDPVRDECFVAARGQGAWLNDQPIQPFAPSRSIRDCLAMVDLKRLPPELLRAVTRQTCFSSQRYLGSVALEWCWLAAGRFQLYLHGGQKLWDYAAGRLIADEAGAAAMHLIPDSLEPSPAITLEPRLAIAAANAELLDAWRACLKLDVAAS from the coding sequence ATGACAGCCGAACCGACCCACCTCGCCCGTCTGCTACGCGACACGGCCGCGACCGCCATCCTGCCCAACTGGCATGGAATAGCGGCGAGCCACAAGGCCGACGGCAGCTTCGTCACCGAGTCCGACCTAGCGGCCCAACGCTACCTCTCTGAAGCGCTCGCGCGCGATTTCCCCGGCATCCCGCTGCTCGGTGAGGAAATGACATCCGCCGAGCAGGAGCGAATGCTCCAAAACGCCGACAGCGCCCTGTGGGTGGTCGACCCGCTGGACGGCACCAGCAACTATGCGGCCGGCTTTCCGGCCTTCTCGATCTCGCTGGCGCTGATCGAGAGCGGGCGACCGGTACTCGGCGCTATCCTCGACCCGGTGCGCGACGAGTGCTTCGTCGCTGCCCGAGGCCAGGGGGCTTGGCTGAACGACCAGCCGATTCAGCCTTTCGCGCCAAGTCGATCGATCCGCGACTGTCTGGCGATGGTCGATCTCAAGCGGCTCCCGCCCGAACTGCTGCGAGCCGTCACCCGCCAGACCTGTTTCAGCTCGCAGCGCTATCTCGGGTCGGTCGCGCTCGAATGGTGCTGGCTGGCGGCCGGACGCTTTCAGCTCTATCTGCACGGCGGCCAGAAGCTGTGGGACTATGCCGCCGGACGCCTGATCGCCGATGAGGCCGGCGCGGCGGCCATGCATCTGATCCCGGACAGTCTCGAACCCAGTCCGGCGATCACTCTGGAACCCCGGCTGGCCATCGCCGCCGCCAATGCCGAGCTACTCGACGCCTGGCGCGCCTGTCTGAAACTGGATGTAGCCGCCAGTTAG
- a CDS encoding type 1 glutamine amidotransferase family protein produces the protein MSTRLSTSDSSEPALPGAHPVGAGGEVQDLPPSSRLQIIGKMKDSLAGRVVGILMADGSDPAAVETLMMAAKAAGMSVKLIAPKVGAAKLADGVLLAVDGQLAGMPSVMFDAVAILLSEDGAKRLSTESAAIDFVRDAFWHIKALAVDRGGQVLIQAAGIRPDTGVVAADDVDAFLAAAKTRQWEREKTVRTLA, from the coding sequence ATGAGCACGCGATTATCAACGAGCGATTCATCTGAGCCGGCGCTGCCGGGTGCGCACCCGGTGGGCGCCGGCGGTGAAGTACAGGATCTTCCGCCTTCGTCCAGGTTGCAGATCATCGGCAAGATGAAGGACAGCCTCGCCGGGCGGGTGGTCGGCATCCTGATGGCCGATGGCTCCGACCCCGCCGCCGTCGAGACGTTGATGATGGCAGCGAAAGCAGCCGGCATGAGCGTCAAGCTCATTGCGCCCAAGGTCGGCGCCGCCAAGCTGGCCGATGGCGTACTGCTGGCGGTTGACGGTCAGCTCGCGGGTATGCCCTCGGTGATGTTCGACGCCGTGGCGATTCTGCTCTCGGAGGACGGCGCCAAGCGACTGTCGACCGAGTCGGCCGCCATCGATTTCGTGCGCGACGCCTTCTGGCACATCAAGGCGTTGGCGGTTGATCGCGGCGGGCAGGTGCTCATCCAGGCCGCCGGCATTCGACCTGATACGGGCGTGGTGGCCGCCGATGACGTCGACGCCTTTCTCGCGGCGGCCAAGACCCGGCAGTGGGAACGCGAGAAGACGGTGCGGACGTTGGCTTGA
- the leuS gene encoding leucine--tRNA ligase, producing the protein MQTDYDPRAIEAAAQGYWEDHRSFKAVEDPSREKFYCLSMFPYPSGRLHMGHVRNYTIGDVIARYQRMLGKNVLQPMGWDAFGLPAENAAIQHGIPPSQWTRSNIEYMKGQLKSLGFGYDWERELATCDPDYYRWEQWLFTRMVEKGLAYRAKATVNWDPIDQTVLANEQVIDGRGWRSGALVEKREIEQWSVRITDYAQELLDALDGLDGWPERVRTMQRNWIGRSEGVHMEFGVAGSDETLGIYTTRPDTVMGVTYVAVAAEHPLAHRAAENNPALAAFIDECRKGGTTEAELETMEKKGHPLGLDAIHPITGEAVPIYAANFVLMGYGTGAVMAVPAHDQRDWEFAERYGIARKAVIRSSDGSPCGIEQAAYTEKGVLFDSGPFDGLTSEQAFDAIADWLAERGKGEKTVNFRLRDWGVSRQRYWGCPIPMVQTADGGIRPETDLPVRLPEDLVVDGSGSPLKKMPEFYQLAGGETRETDTFDTFFESSWYYARYCSPDCDTAMLDERARYWLPVDQYIGGIEHAILHLLYARFFHKLMRDEGLVDCDEPFTNLLTQGMVVAETWYREDAEGRKQWFNPADVEVERDAKGKLIGGRLKSDGQPVRFGGIEKMSKSKNNGVDPQALTERYGADTVRLYTMFTSPPDQSLEWNDEGVEGAFRFIRRLWALAVTEAEAIRAASMPDELDEPAQTARREIHGALKKALYDYERQQFNTVVSGCMTMVNTLYRLESSTARAAVIREGVGIVLRLLAPIAPHVTHHLWRELGFGDDILNADWPRVDEDALKQDSLDYVVQVNGKVRGSVKVPADADQATVQAAALANEQIAKFIDGKPIRKAILVPGKLLNLVV; encoded by the coding sequence ATGCAGACCGACTATGATCCGCGCGCCATCGAGGCGGCGGCCCAAGGCTATTGGGAAGACCATCGATCCTTCAAGGCCGTCGAGGATCCGTCCCGCGAGAAGTTCTACTGTCTCTCCATGTTCCCCTATCCCTCGGGTCGGCTGCACATGGGGCATGTGCGCAACTACACCATCGGGGATGTGATCGCGCGCTATCAGCGGATGCTTGGCAAGAACGTGCTCCAGCCGATGGGTTGGGACGCCTTCGGTCTGCCGGCTGAGAACGCGGCCATCCAGCACGGCATTCCGCCCTCGCAGTGGACGCGCTCCAACATCGAATACATGAAGGGCCAGCTCAAGAGCCTGGGCTTCGGCTATGACTGGGAGCGCGAGCTGGCGACCTGCGATCCGGATTACTACCGCTGGGAGCAGTGGCTGTTCACGCGCATGGTGGAGAAGGGGCTGGCCTATCGCGCCAAGGCGACGGTCAACTGGGATCCCATCGATCAGACGGTGCTGGCCAACGAGCAGGTCATCGACGGACGCGGCTGGCGTTCGGGCGCGCTGGTCGAGAAGCGCGAGATCGAACAGTGGTCGGTGCGCATCACCGATTACGCGCAGGAACTGCTGGACGCGCTCGACGGACTGGACGGCTGGCCGGAGCGCGTGCGCACCATGCAGCGCAACTGGATCGGGCGCTCCGAGGGCGTGCACATGGAGTTCGGCGTGGCCGGCTCCGACGAGACGCTCGGCATCTACACCACCCGTCCCGATACCGTCATGGGCGTGACCTATGTCGCGGTGGCTGCCGAGCATCCGCTCGCGCACCGCGCGGCCGAGAACAATCCGGCGCTTGCGGCCTTCATTGATGAGTGTCGCAAAGGCGGCACCACTGAGGCCGAGCTGGAAACGATGGAGAAGAAGGGCCATCCGCTCGGTCTCGACGCCATCCATCCGATCACCGGCGAGGCCGTGCCCATCTATGCCGCCAACTTCGTGCTCATGGGCTATGGCACAGGCGCGGTGATGGCGGTGCCGGCGCACGATCAGCGTGACTGGGAGTTCGCCGAGCGTTACGGCATCGCCAGAAAGGCCGTCATCCGCTCGTCCGACGGCAGTCCGTGTGGCATCGAGCAGGCGGCCTACACCGAGAAGGGCGTGCTCTTCGACTCCGGTCCCTTCGATGGCCTGACCTCGGAGCAAGCCTTCGACGCCATCGCCGACTGGCTCGCCGAGCGCGGCAAGGGCGAGAAGACCGTCAACTTCCGTCTGCGCGACTGGGGCGTGTCGCGTCAGCGCTACTGGGGCTGTCCGATCCCGATGGTCCAGACTGCCGATGGCGGCATCCGTCCCGAGACCGATCTGCCCGTGCGGCTGCCCGAGGATCTCGTCGTCGACGGTTCCGGCTCGCCGCTCAAGAAGATGCCCGAGTTCTACCAGCTCGCCGGCGGCGAGACGCGCGAGACCGACACCTTCGACACCTTCTTCGAGTCGAGCTGGTATTACGCCCGCTACTGCTCGCCCGACTGCGACACGGCCATGCTCGACGAGCGCGCCCGCTACTGGCTGCCGGTCGATCAGTACATCGGCGGCATCGAGCACGCCATCCTGCATCTGCTCTATGCGCGCTTCTTCCACAAGTTGATGCGCGACGAGGGGCTGGTCGACTGTGACGAGCCTTTCACCAATCTGCTCACCCAGGGCATGGTGGTCGCCGAGACCTGGTATCGCGAGGACGCCGAGGGCCGCAAGCAGTGGTTCAACCCGGCGGACGTGGAGGTCGAGCGCGACGCCAAGGGCAAGCTGATCGGCGGCCGGCTCAAGTCCGACGGTCAGCCGGTCCGGTTCGGCGGCATCGAGAAGATGTCCAAGTCCAAGAACAACGGCGTCGACCCGCAGGCCCTGACCGAGCGCTACGGCGCCGACACGGTGCGCCTCTACACCATGTTCACCTCGCCGCCGGATCAGTCGCTCGAATGGAACGACGAGGGTGTCGAAGGGGCGTTTCGCTTCATTCGCCGGCTGTGGGCCTTGGCAGTCACTGAGGCCGAGGCGATCCGTGCCGCATCCATGCCGGACGAACTGGACGAACCGGCCCAGACCGCCCGCCGCGAGATCCACGGCGCGCTCAAAAAGGCGCTCTACGATTACGAACGCCAGCAGTTCAACACCGTGGTCTCGGGCTGCATGACCATGGTCAACACGCTCTACCGGCTGGAGTCCTCGACCGCGCGGGCGGCGGTGATCCGCGAGGGCGTCGGCATCGTACTGCGGTTGCTCGCGCCCATTGCGCCCCATGTGACCCATCATCTGTGGCGCGAACTGGGCTTCGGTGACGACATCCTGAACGCCGACTGGCCTCGGGTCGACGAGGACGCGCTCAAGCAGGACAGCCTCGACTACGTGGTCCAGGTCAACGGCAAGGTGCGCGGCAGCGTCAAGGTACCCGCCGACGCCGATCAGGCGACGGTTCAGGCCGCCGCATTGGCTAACGAACAGATCGCCAAGTTCATCGACGGTAAGCCGATCCGCAAGGCGATCCTGGTGCCGGGCAAGCTGCTCAATCTGGTCGTTTGA
- the ychF gene encoding redox-regulated ATPase YchF, which yields MGFKCGIVGLPNVGKSTLFNALTKAAIAAENYPFCTIDPNVGVVPLPDPRLDVIASITKPQKVLPTSMQFVDIAGLVAGASKGEGLGNKFLANIRETDAIAHVVRCFENDDVVHVAGKVDPLGDIEVINTELALADLESVGKALDRAQRAARTGDKQILKRKEILERAQAQLDAGQPVRALGLDEDELDELRDLFLLTAKPTMYIANVSEDGFENNPLLDRVRALAESEGAVVVPVCAAIEAEILELDDEARDEFLADLGLEEPGLNRVVRAGYRLLGLETYFTAGPKEVRAWTIPKQSRAPQAAGVIHSDFERGFIRAEVIAYEDFVACKGEQGAKEAGKLRSEGKEYVVQDGDVIHFRFNV from the coding sequence ATGGGATTCAAATGCGGCATCGTCGGCCTGCCCAACGTCGGCAAGTCGACTCTCTTCAATGCCCTGACCAAGGCGGCCATCGCGGCCGAGAACTACCCTTTCTGCACCATCGATCCCAATGTCGGCGTGGTGCCGCTGCCCGACCCCCGGCTCGATGTCATCGCCAGCATCACCAAGCCGCAGAAGGTGCTGCCGACCTCGATGCAGTTCGTCGACATCGCCGGACTGGTGGCCGGCGCGTCCAAGGGCGAGGGGCTGGGCAACAAGTTTCTGGCCAACATCCGCGAGACCGATGCCATCGCCCATGTAGTGCGCTGCTTCGAGAACGATGACGTGGTGCATGTGGCCGGCAAGGTCGATCCGCTCGGCGACATCGAGGTCATCAACACCGAGCTGGCGCTGGCCGATCTCGAATCGGTCGGCAAGGCGCTCGACCGCGCTCAACGTGCGGCCAGGACCGGCGACAAGCAGATCCTCAAGCGCAAGGAGATCCTGGAACGCGCGCAGGCCCAGCTCGACGCCGGTCAGCCGGTGCGCGCCCTGGGTCTTGATGAAGACGAACTGGACGAACTGCGCGATCTGTTCCTTCTGACCGCCAAGCCGACCATGTACATCGCCAATGTGTCCGAGGACGGGTTCGAGAACAACCCGCTGCTCGACCGGGTGCGGGCGCTGGCCGAATCCGAGGGGGCCGTGGTGGTGCCGGTGTGCGCGGCGATCGAAGCCGAGATCCTCGAACTCGACGATGAGGCGCGCGATGAGTTCCTGGCCGATCTCGGGCTGGAGGAGCCGGGTTTGAACCGCGTGGTGCGGGCCGGTTATCGGCTACTGGGTCTGGAGACCTATTTCACCGCCGGTCCCAAGGAGGTGCGCGCCTGGACCATCCCCAAGCAGTCCAGGGCGCCGCAAGCGGCCGGCGTCATCCACTCCGACTTCGAGCGCGGCTTCATCCGCGCCGAGGTGATCGCCTATGAGGACTTCGTTGCCTGCAAGGGCGAGCAGGGGGCCAAAGAGGCCGGCAAGCTGCGCTCGGAAGGCAAGGAGTATGTCGTCCAGGATGGCGATGTCATCCACTTCCGGTTCAACGTCTGA
- a CDS encoding zinc ribbon-containing protein has translation MSEEHKHDTTDKLVDAYERMLKQTHEAIEKAQQESAPLFREIVDKTRERMVELGELTREEAEKVSDYVKRDIEDAAKYIADTGQDIRDWWRFDLELMEKRMFDMFKLVADQTSLQLAQWAETARQMSLYQAGEITGPGTLVCDQCGAETHFVKAGRIPPCADCGSTRFRRRTEDKS, from the coding sequence ATGAGCGAAGAACACAAGCACGACACCACCGACAAGCTGGTCGACGCCTATGAGCGCATGCTCAAACAGACCCACGAGGCGATCGAGAAGGCGCAGCAGGAATCGGCCCCCCTGTTTCGCGAGATCGTCGACAAGACGCGCGAGCGCATGGTCGAGCTCGGCGAGCTGACGCGCGAGGAAGCCGAGAAGGTTTCGGACTACGTCAAGCGCGACATCGAGGACGCGGCCAAGTACATCGCCGACACCGGGCAGGACATCCGCGACTGGTGGCGCTTCGATCTGGAGCTGATGGAAAAGCGCATGTTCGACATGTTCAAGCTGGTCGCCGACCAGACCAGCCTGCAACTGGCCCAGTGGGCCGAGACCGCGCGTCAGATGAGCCTCTATCAGGCTGGCGAGATCACCGGCCCCGGCACCCTGGTCTGCGACCAGTGCGGCGCCGAAACCCATTTCGTCAAGGCCGGACGCATCCCGCCCTGCGCCGACTGCGGCAGTACCCGGTTTCGCCGCCGTACCGAAGACAAGAGCTGA
- a CDS encoding mannose-1-phosphate guanylyltransferase/mannose-6-phosphate isomerase, translating to MPLQPVILSGGSGTRLWPLSREAYPKQFLPLTSQHTMLQETVGRLDGLAEEHPRQAIAVRDPLVVCNDAHRFLVAEQLRLMGRRAAAIVLEPKGRNTAPALTLAALVANQSDADPVMLVMPADHNIRDEPGFRTAVADAHALARDGAVVTFGIVPSKPETGYGYIRQGAPCEPADLHGAAYALDGFVEKPDGETAQRYLASGDYLWNSGLFVLRASVWLTLIERFRPDIAQAVTLAFESAASDGDFLRLDSALFAACPSDSIDYAVMEALARAARSGEASDLPPAIVIPLNVGWSDVGAWSALWEVREQDASGNVLDGDAFVHNAHDNLLVAKHRMVAAIGVDNLIVVETPDAVLVATKEAAQDVKAVTQFLQREQRDEYIHHQRVHRPWGAYESIGRGSRYQVKRLTVKPGESLSLQMHHHRAEHWIVVSGTARVTCDDKSFLLTENQSTYIPVGTTHRLENPGRIPLELIEVQSGSYLGEDDIVRFEDRYNRDPVEPHPTDKTC from the coding sequence ATGCCCTTACAACCCGTCATTCTCTCCGGTGGATCCGGTACGCGACTGTGGCCGCTCTCGCGTGAAGCCTATCCCAAGCAGTTCCTGCCGCTCACCAGTCAGCATACCATGCTGCAGGAGACGGTCGGTCGGCTCGACGGTCTGGCCGAGGAGCATCCGCGCCAGGCCATCGCCGTGCGCGATCCGCTGGTGGTCTGTAACGATGCGCATCGCTTCCTGGTCGCCGAGCAGTTGCGGCTGATGGGGCGACGGGCCGCCGCCATCGTGCTCGAACCCAAGGGGCGCAACACCGCACCGGCGCTGACGCTGGCCGCGCTTGTGGCCAATCAGTCGGACGCGGATCCGGTGATGCTGGTGATGCCGGCCGATCACAACATCCGCGACGAACCCGGTTTTCGCACCGCTGTCGCCGATGCCCATGCGCTGGCGCGCGACGGTGCCGTTGTCACCTTCGGCATCGTGCCGAGCAAGCCCGAGACCGGCTATGGCTACATCCGTCAGGGTGCGCCCTGCGAGCCGGCCGATCTGCATGGTGCGGCTTACGCACTCGACGGCTTCGTCGAGAAACCCGATGGCGAGACCGCCCAGCGTTATCTGGCCTCGGGCGACTATCTGTGGAACAGCGGCCTCTTCGTGCTGCGCGCCTCGGTCTGGCTGACCCTCATCGAACGCTTCCGGCCCGACATCGCTCAGGCCGTGACCCTGGCATTCGAGAGTGCCGCGAGCGATGGCGACTTCCTGCGTCTCGACAGCGCGCTGTTTGCGGCCTGCCCGAGCGATTCGATCGACTACGCGGTCATGGAGGCGCTGGCGCGCGCGGCCCGCAGCGGGGAGGCGAGCGATCTGCCGCCGGCGATCGTGATTCCGCTCAACGTCGGCTGGTCGGATGTCGGCGCCTGGTCGGCGCTGTGGGAGGTGCGCGAGCAGGACGCCAGCGGCAATGTGCTCGATGGCGATGCCTTCGTCCACAATGCCCATGACAATCTGCTGGTGGCCAAGCACCGCATGGTGGCGGCCATCGGTGTCGATAACCTGATCGTGGTCGAAACCCCGGACGCCGTGCTGGTCGCGACCAAGGAGGCGGCGCAGGACGTCAAGGCCGTCACTCAGTTCCTCCAGCGCGAGCAGCGCGACGAATACATCCATCATCAGCGCGTGCATCGACCTTGGGGGGCCTATGAGTCGATCGGGCGGGGATCGCGCTATCAGGTCAAGCGCCTGACCGTGAAGCCGGGCGAGTCGCTGTCGTTGCAGATGCATCATCATCGCGCTGAGCACTGGATCGTCGTCTCCGGCACCGCGCGCGTGACCTGTGACGACAAGAGCTTTCTGCTCACTGAGAACCAGTCGACCTATATCCCGGTCGGCACCACGCATCGGCTGGAAAATCCGGGCCGCATCCCGCTCGAACTGATCGAGGTCCAGTCCGGCAGCTATCTGGGCGAGGACGATATCGTGCGCTTCGAGGATCGCTACAATCGCGATCCGGTCGAGCCGCACCCGACCGACAAAACCTGTTGA
- a CDS encoding mechanosensitive ion channel family protein — MRPWRCRRVGACARAILLASLCCGVINPVVAQEPVDEGDAPQKLITPTREELSPVAAKVDVAPVAQDEQIRRRLQTVLHATDWFTDPQVRVEEGVVFLNGLVESDELKQWAGDLARNTQDVVAVANRLEVPEPSVWDFRQASSGLSALWRDFIRAMPFVLFGLLILALSVGAALLAIRIVRVLLRHRIQTKLLQTVIARAAGGLVVLSGVYLILRVSGLTQLALTLVGGTGLIGLILGIAFRDITENFLSSIFLSIQQPFETGDLVEISGVTGYVQQLNMRTTVLMTLDGTLAQIPNATVYKAIVSNFTTSPNRRADFMVGIGYDDAIAEAQEIARKVLSDHPAVLNDPEPSVLADSLGGATVNLRLYFWLNGREHSLQKVRSSVIRLVKRAFQNQGISMPDEAREVVFPQGIPVTVLPRKATDVPSPSLEKRLPAESRHAELEVVSTKAEAGLYSESIVIEEQAREAGPLKDGENLLPVTTSDTADSGARRHQPT, encoded by the coding sequence ATGCGACCATGGCGCTGCCGCCGTGTCGGGGCCTGTGCGCGGGCGATCTTGCTCGCCTCCCTGTGCTGTGGAGTGATAAACCCGGTCGTGGCACAGGAACCCGTCGACGAGGGCGACGCGCCGCAGAAACTCATCACCCCCACCAGGGAAGAGCTGTCCCCGGTCGCCGCCAAGGTGGACGTCGCACCCGTCGCGCAGGACGAACAAATCCGCCGGCGACTTCAGACCGTGCTGCACGCGACCGACTGGTTCACCGACCCGCAGGTCAGGGTCGAGGAAGGCGTCGTCTTTCTCAATGGTCTGGTGGAGTCCGATGAGCTGAAACAATGGGCGGGCGATCTCGCGCGCAATACTCAGGACGTCGTCGCCGTTGCCAACCGACTCGAAGTACCGGAACCCTCGGTCTGGGATTTTCGCCAGGCCTCCAGCGGACTCTCCGCACTCTGGCGCGACTTCATCCGCGCCATGCCGTTCGTGCTGTTCGGGCTGCTGATCCTGGCGCTGTCGGTGGGGGCGGCGCTGTTGGCGATACGAATCGTCCGTGTCCTGCTCCGTCACAGGATTCAGACGAAACTGCTGCAAACGGTGATCGCGCGGGCGGCCGGCGGACTCGTTGTCCTCTCCGGCGTCTATCTGATTCTGCGGGTCTCCGGCCTGACGCAACTCGCCTTGACGCTGGTCGGCGGTACCGGTCTGATCGGCCTGATCCTGGGTATCGCCTTTCGCGATATCACCGAGAACTTTCTGTCCAGCATCTTTCTGAGCATCCAGCAGCCGTTCGAGACCGGCGATCTGGTCGAGATCTCCGGCGTGACCGGCTATGTGCAGCAGCTCAACATGCGCACCACCGTCCTGATGACGCTCGACGGCACTCTTGCGCAGATTCCAAACGCCACCGTTTACAAGGCCATCGTCAGCAACTTCACGACCAGTCCCAACCGGCGCGCCGACTTTATGGTCGGCATCGGCTACGACGACGCGATCGCCGAGGCCCAGGAGATTGCACGCAAGGTTCTGTCGGACCATCCAGCCGTCCTGAACGATCCGGAGCCATCGGTCCTGGCCGACAGCCTCGGCGGCGCCACCGTCAACCTGCGCCTCTACTTTTGGCTCAATGGACGCGAGCACAGTTTGCAGAAGGTACGCTCCTCGGTCATCCGGCTGGTGAAGCGCGCGTTTCAGAACCAGGGCATCTCGATGCCCGACGAGGCCCGCGAGGTGGTCTTCCCGCAAGGCATCCCCGTCACCGTGCTCCCCCGGAAAGCGACGGATGTGCCAAGCCCCTCGCTGGAAAAACGGCTACCCGCGGAATCGCGGCACGCCGAGCTGGAAGTCGTGTCGACAAAAGCGGAAGCGGGTTTATACAGCGAATCGATCGTCATCGAGGAGCAGGCACGCGAGGCCGGGCCGCTCAAGGACGGGGAAAATCTGTTGCCGGTGACGACGTCCGACACGGCGGACTCCGGGGCGCGAAGGCATCAACCGACCTAG
- a CDS encoding LPS-assembly lipoprotein LptE: MAWTRMALCGLLALVLVLQVGCGFRLRGSVEIPPEYNPMLIQAPSGSAVERAMRDLLVGSQVRLTANPAEARLTLRILSENRSERVAAVDLNGKTLAYELHYLVDFDAVGSDGQTRVPRQTLDLTRTFDNPDVEVLGKQLEQAMIYDDFAVEAADRILMRLRAVLR; this comes from the coding sequence ATGGCGTGGACGCGAATGGCCTTGTGTGGGCTGCTGGCGCTGGTTCTGGTGCTTCAGGTCGGTTGCGGTTTTCGGCTGCGCGGCAGCGTCGAGATCCCGCCCGAATACAACCCGATGCTGATTCAGGCGCCTAGTGGTTCAGCGGTCGAGCGTGCCATGCGCGACCTGCTGGTCGGCAGTCAGGTCCGGCTGACGGCCAACCCGGCCGAGGCCAGGCTGACGCTGCGCATCCTGTCGGAGAACCGCTCTGAGCGGGTGGCGGCGGTCGACCTGAACGGCAAGACGCTCGCCTATGAGCTGCATTATCTGGTCGACTTCGATGCCGTCGGATCGGACGGCCAGACCCGAGTGCCGCGCCAGACGCTCGACCTGACCCGCACCTTCGACAACCCGGACGTCGAGGTGCTGGGCAAACAGCTCGAACAGGCGATGATCTATGATGACTTCGCGGTCGAGGCCGCCGACCGCATCCTGATGCGGTTGCGCGCGGTCCTGCGCTAA
- the gcvT gene encoding glycine cleavage system aminomethyltransferase GcvT yields the protein MALRTPLYAEHARLGARLVPFGGWDMPLHYGSQIEEHDAVREHAGMFDVSHMCPVDIEGPDAQAFLRRLLANDVAKLKTVGKALYSCMLNDSGGVVDDLIVYLRGPAGHYRLVVNAGTADKDLTWLESHRTGFDVEIRRRDDLAMIAVQGPQARELTATCLPREMADSALELAPFHATECGGWFIARTGYTGEDGFEILLPADHAVDLWSVLLDAGVRPCGLGARDTLRLEAGMNLYGQDMGEDVGPLESGLEWTIAWEPVERDFIGRAALDELRASPERREFVGLLLTGRGVIRAHQTVLSNGREVGEITSGGFSPTLQRSIALARVAPGLGETCEVEIRGKPVPARIVKPPFVRHGRILIEP from the coding sequence ATGGCCCTGCGTACCCCACTCTATGCTGAGCATGCGCGTCTTGGCGCGCGGCTCGTGCCCTTCGGCGGCTGGGACATGCCGCTGCACTATGGCTCCCAGATCGAGGAACACGACGCCGTGCGCGAGCACGCCGGGATGTTCGACGTCTCGCACATGTGCCCGGTCGACATCGAGGGACCGGACGCCCAAGCCTTTCTGCGCCGCCTGCTCGCCAACGACGTGGCCAAACTCAAGACCGTCGGCAAGGCGCTCTATTCCTGCATGCTCAACGACTCGGGCGGCGTGGTCGACGATCTCATCGTCTATCTGCGCGGACCCGCCGGGCACTATCGGCTGGTGGTCAATGCCGGCACGGCCGACAAGGATCTGACCTGGCTGGAGAGCCACCGCACCGGCTTCGACGTCGAGATTCGCCGCCGCGACGATCTGGCCATGATCGCGGTGCAAGGCCCTCAGGCGCGTGAGCTGACCGCGACCTGTCTGCCGCGCGAGATGGCCGACTCCGCCCTGGAACTGGCGCCCTTCCACGCCACCGAATGCGGCGGCTGGTTCATCGCCCGCACCGGCTATACCGGCGAAGACGGCTTCGAGATCCTGTTGCCCGCCGATCACGCCGTCGATCTCTGGTCGGTGCTGCTGGACGCCGGTGTCCGGCCCTGCGGTCTGGGCGCGCGCGACACCCTGCGCCTGGAGGCCGGGATGAATCTCTATGGCCAGGACATGGGCGAGGACGTCGGTCCGCTCGAATCCGGCCTGGAGTGGACCATCGCCTGGGAACCGGTCGAACGCGATTTCATCGGCCGCGCCGCGTTGGACGAGTTGCGCGCGAGTCCCGAGCGGCGCGAATTCGTCGGTCTGCTGCTGACCGGGCGCGGCGTGATCCGCGCTCACCAGACCGTGCTCAGCAACGGGCGCGAAGTCGGCGAAATCACCTCCGGCGGCTTCTCGCCGACACTGCAACGCTCGATCGCGCTGGCGCGCGTGGCGCCCGGTCTCGGCGAAACCTGCGAGGTCGAGATCCGCGGCAAGCCCGTGCCGGCGCGGATCGTCAAGCCGCCGTTCGTCCGGCATGGCCGCATTCTGATCGAACCCTGA
- a CDS encoding PRC-barrel domain-containing protein codes for MNYTERDTYGMYKRESHADADSSAGPGPELMGADTLVGNDVHNQSDEKLGDIKEIMLNMRNGQVAYAVMSFGGFLGMGEKLFAVPWSALTLDTENKCFVLNVDKEHLENAPGFDKDQWPDMADPEWEKDIHAYYGTERAADVARL; via the coding sequence ATGAACTACACAGAGCGCGATACCTATGGCATGTACAAGCGCGAATCCCATGCAGATGCAGATTCCAGTGCCGGGCCGGGGCCAGAGTTGATGGGGGCCGATACCCTCGTGGGCAATGACGTCCATAACCAAAGCGACGAAAAGCTCGGCGACATCAAAGAGATCATGTTGAACATGCGCAATGGCCAGGTCGCGTATGCGGTCATGTCCTTCGGTGGGTTTCTCGGTATGGGAGAAAAACTCTTCGCCGTGCCCTGGAGCGCCTTGACGCTCGATACCGAGAACAAGTGCTTTGTGCTGAATGTCGACAAGGAACACCTGGAAAACGCCCCCGGATTTGACAAGGATCAGTGGCCCGACATGGCCGATCCGGAATGGGAGAAAGACATCCATGCCTATTACGGTACGGAACGCGCAGCGGATGTAGCGCGCCTCTAA